The Lysobacter gummosus genome includes a region encoding these proteins:
- the rplO gene encoding 50S ribosomal protein L15, translated as MRLNTLKPADGAREDRKRVGRGIGSGLGKTAGRGHKGSFARSGKGKIKAGFEGGQMPMQRRLPKIGFRSKLKNDTAEVLLYQLDKLEAGEIDFAALKAAKLVPSNAKQAKIVKKGELTKKFVLKGVLATAGAKAAVEAAGGKVEE; from the coding sequence ATGCGTCTCAATACACTCAAGCCGGCTGACGGCGCCCGCGAAGACCGCAAGCGCGTCGGTCGCGGTATCGGTTCCGGCCTCGGCAAGACCGCCGGCCGCGGCCACAAGGGTTCTTTCGCCCGTTCGGGCAAGGGCAAGATCAAGGCCGGCTTCGAAGGCGGTCAGATGCCCATGCAGCGTCGTCTGCCGAAGATCGGCTTCCGCTCCAAGCTGAAGAACGATACGGCCGAAGTCCTGCTGTATCAGCTGGACAAGCTGGAAGCCGGCGAGATCGATTTCGCCGCGCTCAAGGCCGCGAAGCTCGTTCCGAGCAACGCCAAGCAGGCCAAGATCGTGAAGAAGGGCGAGCTGACCAAGAAGTTCGTGCTCAAGGGCGTGCTGGCCACGGCCGGTGCGAAGGCCGCGGTCGAAGCGGCCGGCGGCAAGGTCGAGGAGTAA
- the rpmD gene encoding 50S ribosomal protein L30: protein MAKAANKPVEGGTVTVRLVKGLRGCQSRHRLSVKALGLNKLNDVRTLKDSPQVRGLINTVHYLVQVEG, encoded by the coding sequence ATGGCTAAGGCTGCTAACAAGCCCGTCGAAGGCGGCACCGTCACGGTGCGCCTGGTCAAGGGTCTGCGTGGCTGTCAGTCGCGTCACCGTCTGTCGGTGAAGGCGCTCGGCCTGAACAAGCTCAACGACGTGCGGACGCTGAAAGACAGCCCGCAGGTTCGTGGCCTGATCAATACGGTCCACTACCTGGTTCAGGTCGAGGGCTAA
- the rpsE gene encoding 30S ribosomal protein S5 → MADDRAPRGRDRDRNREEIDDGMIEKLIAVNRVSKTVKGGRQFTFTALTVVGDGNGKVGFGYGKAREVPVAIQKSMEYARKAMNNVDLNGGTLWHAVKSGHGAAHVYMQPASEGTGVIAGGAMRAVLEAVGVKNVLAKATGSRNPINLVRATLKGLTGMHSPAKIAAKRGKKVEDLNHG, encoded by the coding sequence ATGGCAGACGATAGAGCCCCGCGGGGCCGCGACCGTGATCGCAACCGCGAAGAGATCGACGACGGCATGATCGAAAAGCTGATCGCGGTCAACCGCGTCAGCAAGACCGTCAAGGGCGGTCGCCAGTTCACCTTCACCGCGTTGACGGTGGTCGGTGACGGCAACGGCAAGGTCGGCTTCGGTTACGGCAAGGCGCGCGAAGTGCCGGTCGCGATCCAGAAGTCGATGGAATACGCCCGCAAGGCGATGAACAACGTGGACCTCAACGGCGGCACCTTGTGGCATGCCGTGAAGTCCGGCCATGGCGCGGCGCATGTGTACATGCAGCCTGCCTCGGAAGGTACCGGCGTGATCGCCGGCGGCGCGATGCGCGCCGTGCTCGAAGCGGTCGGCGTCAAGAACGTGTTGGCCAAGGCCACCGGTTCGCGCAACCCGATCAACCTGGTTCGCGCCACGCTGAAGGGTCTGACCGGCATGCATTCGCCGGCCAAGATCGCGGCCAAGCGCGGCAAGAAGGTGGAGGATCTCAACCATGGCTAA
- the rplR gene encoding 50S ribosomal protein L18, which yields MNKNIARLRRAKSTRSHIRNLGVARLTVLRTGQHLYAQVFTADGSKVLATASTVQADVKEGLKNGKNAEAAVKVGKLIAERAKAAGIEKVAFDRSGYRYHGRIKALADAAREGGLQF from the coding sequence ATGAACAAGAACATCGCTCGTCTGCGTCGCGCCAAGTCGACCCGCTCGCACATCCGCAATCTCGGCGTCGCCCGTCTGACCGTGCTTCGCACCGGTCAGCACCTGTACGCCCAGGTCTTCACCGCCGACGGTTCCAAGGTCCTGGCCACGGCTTCGACCGTGCAGGCCGACGTCAAGGAAGGCCTGAAGAACGGCAAGAACGCCGAAGCCGCCGTCAAGGTCGGCAAGCTGATCGCCGAGCGCGCCAAGGCTGCGGGCATCGAGAAGGTCGCTTTCGACCGCTCGGGCTACCGCTACCACGGCCGCATCAAGGCGCTGGCCGATGCCGCGCGTGAAGGCGGTCTGCAGTTCTAA
- the rplF gene encoding 50S ribosomal protein L6, whose translation MSRVAKKPIALPKGVEINIQAETIVAKGPKGSLSIGKPAAINLKVENGEALFTTEDAALIPLTGTLRAILANMVKGVSEGFERKLELVGVGYRASMQGADLNLALGFSHPVLFKAPEGITIATPTQTEILVQGADKQRVGEVAAKIRGFRPPEPYKGKGVKYAGEVIIRKEAKKA comes from the coding sequence ATGTCCCGAGTTGCCAAGAAGCCGATCGCTCTCCCGAAGGGCGTCGAAATCAACATCCAGGCCGAAACGATCGTCGCCAAGGGCCCGAAGGGCTCGTTGTCGATCGGTAAGCCGGCCGCCATCAATCTGAAGGTCGAGAACGGCGAAGCCCTGTTCACGACCGAAGACGCGGCGCTGATCCCGCTGACCGGTACCCTGCGCGCCATCCTCGCCAACATGGTGAAGGGCGTGTCGGAAGGCTTCGAGCGCAAGCTCGAGCTGGTCGGCGTCGGTTACCGCGCCTCGATGCAGGGCGCCGATCTGAACCTGGCCCTGGGTTTCTCCCATCCGGTTCTGTTCAAGGCCCCGGAAGGCATCACCATCGCGACCCCCACCCAGACCGAAATCCTGGTCCAGGGCGCGGACAAGCAGCGCGTCGGTGAAGTCGCCGCCAAGATTCGCGGTTTCCGTCCGCCGGAGCCCTACAAGGGCAAGGGCGTGAAGTACGCCGGCGAAGTCATCATCCGTAAGGAAGCCAAGAAGGCCTAA
- the rpsH gene encoding 30S ribosomal protein S8, giving the protein MSMTDPIADMLVRIKNAAAVRKQTVKMPSSKVKVAIAAVLKDEGYILDSRVTEVGPGKSELEISLKYYEGKPVIERLQRYSRSGLRQYRGKDGLPKVLGGLGIAIISTSKGIMTDAQARQQGVGGEVLCFVA; this is encoded by the coding sequence ATGAGCATGACTGATCCCATCGCCGACATGCTGGTCCGCATCAAGAATGCGGCCGCTGTGCGCAAGCAGACGGTGAAAATGCCGTCGTCCAAGGTCAAGGTGGCTATCGCCGCCGTGCTGAAGGACGAGGGTTACATCCTGGATTCGCGCGTGACCGAAGTCGGTCCGGGCAAATCCGAACTCGAAATCTCGCTGAAGTACTACGAAGGCAAGCCGGTGATCGAGCGCCTCCAGCGCTACTCCCGTTCGGGCCTGCGCCAGTACCGCGGCAAAGACGGGTTGCCCAAGGTCCTCGGCGGCCTGGGTATCGCCATCATCTCCACCTCCAAGGGCATCATGACTGACGCGCAGGCGCGCCAGCAGGGCGTCGGTGGTGAAGTCCTGTGCTTCGTGGCCTAA
- the rpsN gene encoding 30S ribosomal protein S14 → MAKTSMINRDIKRTKLVKKYAGKRDALKKIISSDSASYEDKAEAVIKLQKLPRDSSPSRQRNRCALTGRSRGVYKKFGLGRNKLREATMRGDVPGLRKASW, encoded by the coding sequence ATGGCTAAGACTTCCATGATCAACCGCGACATCAAGCGGACCAAGCTGGTGAAGAAGTATGCCGGCAAGCGCGATGCGTTGAAGAAGATCATCTCCAGCGACAGCGCTTCGTACGAAGACAAGGCCGAGGCGGTCATCAAGTTGCAGAAGCTGCCGCGCGATTCCTCGCCGAGCCGCCAGCGCAACCGTTGCGCCCTGACCGGTCGTTCGCGCGGCGTCTACAAGAAGTTCGGCCTGGGCCGCAACAAGCTGCGCGAAGCCACCATGCGTGGCGACGTGCCGGGCCTGCGCAAGGCAAGCTGGTAA
- the rplE gene encoding 50S ribosomal protein L5, which yields MTTRLEEFYKKEVVPSLTEKFGYKNPMEVPRLVKITLNMGVGEAATNKKILENAVADMTKIAGQKPIVTKSRVSVASFKIRDGWPIGAKVTLRRAKMYEFLDRLVNISLPRVRDFRGVSGRSFDGRGNYNMGVKEQIIFPEIDFDQVDALRGMDIAITTTAKTDAEAKALLEAFRFPFRN from the coding sequence ATGACCACCCGGCTCGAAGAGTTTTACAAGAAAGAAGTGGTTCCGTCGCTGACCGAAAAGTTCGGCTACAAGAACCCGATGGAAGTGCCGCGCCTCGTCAAGATCACGCTGAACATGGGCGTGGGCGAAGCGGCCACCAACAAGAAGATCCTGGAAAATGCCGTCGCCGACATGACCAAGATCGCCGGCCAGAAGCCGATCGTGACCAAGTCCCGCGTGTCGGTGGCTTCGTTCAAGATCCGCGACGGCTGGCCGATCGGCGCCAAGGTCACCCTGCGCCGCGCCAAGATGTACGAGTTCCTGGACCGCCTGGTCAACATCTCGTTGCCGCGCGTGCGCGACTTCCGTGGTGTTTCCGGCCGTTCGTTCGACGGCCGTGGCAACTACAACATGGGCGTCAAGGAGCAGATCATCTTCCCGGAAATCGATTTCGACCAGGTCGACGCCCTGCGCGGCATGGACATCGCGATCACCACGACCGCGAAGACCGACGCCGAGGCGAAAGCCCTGCTCGAAGCCTTCCGCTTCCCGTTCCGCAACTGA
- the rplX gene encoding 50S ribosomal protein L24, which yields MNRIKKGDQVIVTAGKDKGKKGDVVRVLGDKVVVSNINIIKRHTKPNPQANQPGGVIEREAPIHISNVMLFNPATGKGERIGFKVLENGRKLRVFRSSGEAVDA from the coding sequence ATGAACCGTATCAAGAAGGGCGATCAAGTGATCGTCACCGCCGGCAAGGACAAGGGCAAGAAGGGCGATGTGGTGCGCGTGCTCGGCGACAAGGTCGTCGTGTCGAACATCAACATCATCAAGCGCCACACCAAGCCGAATCCGCAGGCCAACCAGCCGGGCGGCGTGATCGAGCGCGAAGCGCCGATTCACATTTCCAACGTCATGCTGTTCAACCCTGCCACCGGCAAGGGCGAACGCATCGGTTTCAAGGTGCTGGAGAATGGACGCAAACTGCGTGTGTTCCGCTCCAGTGGTGAGGCGGTTGACGCCTGA
- the rplN gene encoding 50S ribosomal protein L14 yields the protein MIQMQSYLGVADNSGAKEVMCIKVLGGSKRRYAHIGDIIKVTVKDAIPRGKVKKGDVYDAVVVRTRKGVRRPDGSLIRFDGNAAVLLNNKHEPIGTRIFGPVTRELRSEKFMKIVSLAPEVL from the coding sequence ATGATCCAGATGCAAAGCTACCTCGGCGTTGCCGACAACTCCGGTGCTAAGGAAGTGATGTGCATCAAGGTGCTCGGCGGCTCCAAGCGCCGTTACGCGCACATTGGCGACATCATCAAGGTCACCGTGAAAGACGCGATCCCGCGCGGCAAGGTCAAGAAGGGCGACGTCTACGACGCCGTCGTGGTCCGCACCCGCAAGGGTGTGCGCCGTCCGGACGGCTCGCTGATCCGCTTCGATGGCAACGCTGCGGTGTTGCTCAACAATAAGCATGAGCCGATCGGCACCCGTATCTTCGGACCCGTGACTCGCGAGCTTCGCTCGGAGAAGTTCATGAAGATCGTCTCGCTCGCGCCTGAAGTGCTCTGA
- the rpsQ gene encoding 30S ribosomal protein S17: MTDNNTDKALRTVEGRVVSNKMDKTVTVLVERQVKHALYGKYIRRSTKLHAHDADNACKEGDIVRVKEIAPMSKTKNWSVVEIVSRAAV; encoded by the coding sequence ATGACCGACAACAATACAGACAAGGCGCTGCGCACGGTTGAAGGCCGGGTCGTCAGCAACAAGATGGACAAGACCGTCACCGTGCTGGTTGAGCGTCAGGTCAAGCACGCGCTGTACGGCAAGTACATCCGTCGCTCGACCAAGCTCCACGCCCATGACGCCGATAACGCCTGCAAAGAAGGCGACATCGTGCGGGTGAAGGAAATTGCTCCGATGTCCAAGACCAAGAACTGGAGCGTGGTTGAAATCGTCAGCCGCGCGGCCGTCTAA
- the rpmC gene encoding 50S ribosomal protein L29, protein MELKQLRQKSADELKAHLVELHKESFALRMQKATGQLAKTHEPRRVKREIARVNMLLGEKK, encoded by the coding sequence ATGGAACTCAAGCAACTTCGTCAGAAGTCGGCCGATGAGCTCAAGGCTCATCTGGTCGAGCTGCATAAGGAGAGCTTCGCTCTGCGCATGCAGAAGGCCACCGGCCAGCTGGCCAAGACCCACGAACCCCGCCGCGTGAAGCGCGAGATCGCTCGCGTGAACATGCTGCTGGGCGAGAAGAAGTAA
- the rplP gene encoding 50S ribosomal protein L16: MLQPKRTKYRKVHKGRNDGLSWSGNAVSFGEYGLKATAHGQLTARQIEAARRSISRYVKRGGKMWIRVFPDKPITKKPIEVRMGSGKGNVEYWVAQIQPGRMIYEIEGVAEDVAREAFRLAAAKLSVTTTFVTRTVR, translated from the coding sequence ATGTTGCAACCCAAGCGAACCAAGTACCGCAAGGTACACAAGGGCCGCAATGATGGCCTGAGCTGGAGCGGCAACGCCGTCAGCTTCGGCGAATACGGCCTCAAGGCAACCGCGCACGGTCAGCTGACCGCGCGCCAGATCGAGGCGGCCCGCCGTTCGATCAGCCGTTACGTCAAGCGTGGCGGCAAGATGTGGATCCGCGTGTTCCCGGATAAGCCGATCACCAAGAAGCCGATCGAAGTCCGAATGGGCTCCGGTAAGGGCAACGTCGAGTACTGGGTCGCTCAGATCCAGCCCGGTCGCATGATTTACGAGATCGAAGGTGTGGCTGAAGACGTGGCGCGCGAAGCGTTCCGTCTGGCCGCGGCCAAGCTCTCGGTGACCACCACTTTCGTTACCCGGACGGTGCGCTAA
- the rpsC gene encoding 30S ribosomal protein S3 — protein MGHKVHPTGIRLGIAKDWNSKWFANKKQYAEYLAADLKVREMLRKKLAQAGISKIFIERPANNARVTIHTARPGVVIGKRGEDIEKLRKEVSALMGVPAHINVTEVRKPELDAQLVAESIAQQLERRIMFRRAMKRAVGNAMRLGALGIKVNVAGRLNGAEIARSEWYREGRVPLHTLRADIDYGFAEAKTTYGIIGIKTWIYKGEVFDFSQVGQEKQDDSPRSDRGDRGDRGDRNDRPGRPAREQR, from the coding sequence ATGGGTCATAAAGTTCATCCGACCGGAATCCGCCTGGGCATCGCCAAGGACTGGAATTCCAAGTGGTTCGCCAACAAGAAGCAGTACGCCGAGTACCTGGCGGCTGACCTGAAGGTTCGCGAAATGCTTCGCAAGAAGCTGGCTCAGGCCGGCATCTCGAAGATCTTCATCGAACGTCCGGCGAACAACGCCCGCGTGACGATCCACACCGCCCGTCCGGGCGTGGTGATCGGCAAGCGCGGCGAGGACATCGAGAAGCTGCGTAAGGAAGTCAGCGCGCTGATGGGCGTTCCGGCGCACATCAACGTGACCGAGGTCCGCAAGCCGGAGCTCGACGCGCAGCTCGTCGCCGAGTCGATCGCTCAGCAGCTGGAACGCCGCATCATGTTCCGCCGCGCCATGAAGCGCGCGGTCGGCAACGCGATGCGCCTGGGTGCCCTGGGCATCAAGGTCAACGTCGCCGGCCGTCTCAACGGCGCCGAAATCGCGCGTTCGGAGTGGTACCGCGAAGGTCGCGTGCCGCTGCACACGCTGCGTGCCGACATCGACTATGGCTTCGCTGAAGCCAAGACGACCTACGGCATCATCGGCATCAAGACCTGGATCTATAAGGGCGAAGTGTTCGACTTCTCCCAAGTGGGCCAGGAGAAGCAGGACGATTCGCCGCGCAGCGATCGTGGTGACCGCGGCGACCGCGGTGATCGTAACGACCGTCCGGGCCGTCCTGCCCGCGAACAGAGGTAA
- the rplV gene encoding 50S ribosomal protein L22, protein MEAKAILRTARISPQKARLVADQVRGLSAERAVNLLKFSDKKAAALIRKVVESAIANAENNQGADIDELKVKTIMVDEGPALKRFMARAKGRGTRILKRTSHITVVVGAGK, encoded by the coding sequence ATGGAAGCGAAAGCCATCCTGCGCACCGCGCGCATCTCCCCGCAGAAGGCCCGCCTGGTCGCTGACCAGGTGCGCGGTCTGTCCGCTGAGCGCGCCGTCAACCTGCTGAAGTTCTCGGACAAGAAGGCAGCTGCACTGATCCGCAAGGTCGTGGAGTCCGCCATCGCCAACGCCGAGAACAACCAGGGCGCCGACATCGACGAGCTCAAGGTCAAGACCATCATGGTGGACGAGGGTCCCGCACTGAAGCGCTTTATGGCTCGTGCGAAAGGCCGCGGCACCCGCATCCTCAAGCGCACCAGCCACATCACTGTGGTTGTGGGCGCGGGCAAGTAA
- the rpsS gene encoding 30S ribosomal protein S19, with amino-acid sequence MARSLKKGPFVDHHLMKKVETAGNNKKPIKTWSRRSMVLPEMVGFTIAVHNGKNHIPVLVNENMVGHKLGEFALTRTFKGHGGDKKSGK; translated from the coding sequence ATGGCACGTTCACTCAAGAAGGGCCCGTTCGTCGATCATCATCTGATGAAGAAGGTCGAAACCGCGGGCAACAACAAGAAGCCGATCAAGACCTGGTCGCGTCGTTCGATGGTGCTGCCGGAAATGGTTGGCTTCACGATCGCCGTCCATAACGGCAAGAATCACATCCCGGTGCTGGTCAACGAAAACATGGTTGGCCACAAGCTTGGCGAGTTCGCTTTGACCCGTACGTTCAAGGGTCACGGCGGCGACAAGAAGTCGGGCAAGTAA
- the rplB gene encoding 50S ribosomal protein L2: MALMTFKPTSAGRRNAVRVVTPGLHKGAPHAALVEKQSKSGGRNHHGRITTRHIGGGHKQHYRIIDFKRDKEGIPARVERIEYDPNRTAHIALLCYVDGERRYIIAPKGLKDGDQVIAGRDAPIRVGNTLPLTNIPVGSTVHCIEMKPGKGAQLARAAGAGVQLVAREQGYATLRLRSGEMRKVPVECRATIGEVGNDEHSLEKLGKAGAKRWRGIKPTVRGAAMNPVDHPHGGGEAKAGQGNPHPVTPWGVPTKGYKTRKNKRTTQFIVRDRRG; this comes from the coding sequence ATGGCATTGATGACTTTCAAGCCCACTTCCGCCGGTCGCCGCAATGCGGTCCGCGTCGTGACGCCGGGCCTGCATAAGGGCGCGCCGCACGCGGCGTTGGTCGAAAAGCAGAGCAAGAGCGGCGGCCGTAACCACCACGGTCGCATCACCACCCGTCACATCGGCGGTGGTCACAAGCAGCATTACCGCATCATCGACTTCAAGCGCGACAAGGAAGGCATTCCGGCGCGCGTGGAGCGGATCGAATACGATCCCAACCGCACCGCGCACATCGCGCTGCTGTGCTACGTCGATGGCGAACGCCGTTACATCATCGCCCCCAAGGGCCTGAAGGACGGCGATCAGGTGATCGCGGGCCGTGACGCTCCGATCCGCGTCGGCAACACGCTGCCGCTCACCAACATCCCGGTCGGCTCCACGGTGCATTGCATCGAAATGAAGCCGGGCAAGGGTGCTCAGCTCGCCCGCGCCGCCGGCGCCGGCGTGCAGCTGGTCGCTCGCGAGCAGGGCTACGCCACGCTGCGTCTTCGCTCCGGCGAAATGCGCAAGGTGCCGGTCGAGTGCCGCGCCACCATCGGCGAAGTCGGCAACGACGAGCACAGCCTCGAGAAGCTCGGCAAGGCCGGCGCCAAGCGTTGGCGCGGTATCAAGCCGACCGTTCGCGGCGCGGCCATGAACCCCGTCGATCACCCGCACGGTGGTGGTGAGGCGAAGGCTGGCCAGGGCAACCCGCATCCGGTCACCCCGTGGGGTGTTCCGACCAAGGGTTACAAGACGCGCAAGAACAAGCGCACCACGCAATTCATCGTGCGCGATCGCAGGGGTTAA